A stretch of Aedes aegypti strain LVP_AGWG chromosome 2, AaegL5.0 Primary Assembly, whole genome shotgun sequence DNA encodes these proteins:
- the LOC5565279 gene encoding FUN14 domain-containing protein 2 isoform X2: MSDRKVKKDETNKEIINMSEAAGILDRFVGDVSKKSATKQILIGAGSGWATGYITMKVGKMAAIAVGGGIILLQVANQQGYIQIDWNKINKKVDKVTDKVEEAVTGQGPSWADKVLKVAKENSYLATGFLGGFLIGMASS; the protein is encoded by the exons ATGAGCGATAGGAAAGTCAAGAAGGACGAAACAAACAAGGAAATCATCAACATGAGCGAGGCAGCTGGAATCTTGGACCGATTCGTCGGCGATGTTAGCAAAAAATCGGCCACAAAGCAAATCCTCATCGGAGCTGGAAGCGGATG GGCTACCGGATACATCACAATGAAGGTCGGAAAGATGGCAGCTATTGCTGTTGGCGGAGGAATCATTCTGCTACAGGTTGCCAACCAGCAAGGCTATATTCAGATCGACTGGAACAAGATTAACAAAAAGGTCGATAAGGTGACGGACAAAGTTGAGGAAGCCGTTACCGGACAGGGACCAAGTTGGGCTGACAAG GTGCTGAAGGTcgccaaagaaaattcctatctGGCCACCGGTTTCCTCGGTGGATTCCTGATTGGTATGGCTTCTTCCTAA